The segment CTTCAGCACTTCATGCAGCCGTCAATTTGGGTAATACCCTTATGGTGGTTACTTAGTTAATCACCCTACATTAAGCCGAAAGTTCATGCCAGAAGCAGGAAGTGCTGAGTATGAAGAGCTCAAGACAAATCCAGACAAGGTATTCCTCAAGACAATTGTTCCTCAGTTGCAGACATTGCTTGGAATTTCCGTCTTAGAGATCTTGTCAAGACATGCTTCATCAGATGAGGTTTACTTGGGACAAAGGGATACCCCTGAATGGACAAAGGATCAAGAACCACTTTTAGCTTTTGAGAGGTTTGGAAAAAAGCTGAATGATATCGAGGATCGAATTATGCATATGAATGGTGATCATAAAAAATGGAAGAACAGGTCAGGGCATGTTAAAGTTCCATATACTTTGATCTTCCCCACAAGTGAAGAGGGACTCACAGGCAAAGGAATTCCTAACAGCGTGTCTATATAAACGTAATGTTTCTTGATATTAATTCCCAATAGCTTTTGCAGTCAATTTTGGGAATTAGTCTTATGGTGGTTACCTTGTTAATCGCCCTAGTTTAAGCAGAAAATTCATGCCAGAACCTGGAAGTGCTGAATATGAAGAACTCAAGATAAATCTAGACAAGGTATTCCTTAAAACAGTGGTTCCTCAGCAGCTGACACTGCTTGGCATGTCTGTCTTAGAACTCTTGTCAAGGCACGCTTCGGATACACTTAACCTCGGGCAGAGGGACTCACCTGAATGGACAAAGGATCAAGAACCACTTACAGCTTTTgagaggtttggaaagaagctGAGTGATATCGAGAATCAGATTATACAGATGAATGGTGATCATAAAAAATGGAAGAACAGGTCAGGGCATGTTAACGTTCCATATACATTGCTCTTTCCCACAAGTGAAGACGGACTCACAGGCAAAGGAATTCCCAACAGTGTGTCTACATAGAACTTATTATTCAATCCCCTTGTTGTGCTTTGTTTCTTCCCAATAATATCACTAAATAAACACTTCGTTCCAAATAATGGCTacttaaaatagatttttaagaaaaataaacaagacTAACATTTACGTCTatccactttttaaaaaaattaaaatcaactCAGGACCAAAGTATCCAAGAACCATGGAtccaatttttcatatttatgccCACCTCTTCAATTTCAACCCCTGATTCTAACTAAGGTTGATGTGTGCATTGGAAAAAAGGCAAGTAAATATAATACTAAAAATTAACAGTTTCTCTAGTGTATTAAAAAATCTGAACTACCCCTTAAATACcccatattattaattttccttGTCTAAAGCAGATTAATACACCACACAAGTACTAATCATGTAATCTTAGCTGTTCACTCTTCTGTCATTCAGATATAAATCTGTTGGATTTTCATATGCTTAACTTGGTTTAAAGAAGTCTATATTGTACATTAACTTAAATGACCATCGACGTGGCACCTTAGCATATTCAGACCTACCAACAGATCGTataaataatatgttatatCCCTAAAAGGTGTCATTAGCTAGCAAATAGCAATGAGCTCTAAAATCATATCGATGGTATGATCACACATCAAGTGCTGAAATTTgttcatttcaaaatttaatgctCTGATCCATCAACGTCATCTTGTATTTTACTTACCACTCTCAAGAAATATccttgtaaaaaataaaattattttttgttgtaagTAATATTTGCGAGAGTTGATCGATATTAACTCTTGTATTCAGGTTAgcaaatcagaaaaaataaaagatgaaaagaaaaacacaaagaaCTTTCCGAGGTCCATAGAACTCATTGTGTGTcgttaagaaatttaatcccctcaagtAACTGAGGTTGCAGTTAATTCCTCTCgagataaaatggattaaccattaaagaaagtagtggtacctcaaactgCAATAATTtctacaaatttaaaatgacAACAATGAATCACACACGGACACAATCGATCgattttattttgtaagaaatgtatGCAAGAGGAGGGAAGAATTCGATTcagaaaaattagagaaaaccTCTCTATTTATTGTCAACAAAGGTCGCAGCTCATTGGAAATAaaacaatctttcagaaaggccACGACCCTTTGGAAAAAGTACAACCTGTCAAACGGTCACAACGGAAAACTATACCTGAAGAATGGAATACAGATTGACAAGTACAAAAGGGTAGGCTTGGCTATTAATCTACCCTCATTGAATCCTTTAGAAAAGACACAACTATTTATAAAGGTCACAGTCTTTCGACAAAATCACAACCCTCCATGAGAATCGCAACACTTCATTTCCTGTTCATACCTTTAGAACCCAACCAAAAATACATAAGATCCAAATTAAGTCTTGCATATTGTATATTTGAGTATTGAGTATTTCCGATAAATATGCCTAGTACAGAGACAGAAGTGACCATGAAGGCAAATCTttaagacaaaaagagaaacaacACATAAGACTCCAAAAATTACATACTCAtgagaagcaaaaaaaaaaaaaaagaaaaaaaacagaagTTAGTTCGTACTTTATGTTTTGAATATAGAATATGAACGCACACTTCCCCTTCTTCATAGCTCTTTGTTGCCTCTACATTTGAGATATTCTTCTCCAATTTAGCCTTATAGCACCCGTATTTCAATTAAAgcataaaatatgtatatgtacatatttaatcatagttaaataataaaattgaaaatgtcTGTTacagtttttttattttttttaaaaagatctACAGACAGCTAGTAGTTTGTGctatataaatatgaaacaaACAAAGTAACTTATCTATGCTTTCTTTTCTTCTGTTGGAAGCTCAAgagaatataatatattatatttttttttcatttttaaaaataagattatGCATGCCATTACTGGAAAAGATGATGGAAAAAGGGTAAAAGGAAAAGTGgtgttgatgaagaagaatgttTTAGACTTCACTGGCATAATGGCCGCGGTTGTTGATGATGTTGCTGAACTCCTTGGCGAGAAGGTGTCGTTCCAGTTGATCAGTAGTTCGGTTTTTGATGATCGTGGTAAGTATTACTTCtcatatcttttttttagtgaagtgttaaaaatataaaaaaagacaGAAATGTATCGGTTTCAGAAGGGAAACTGAGCAATCCAGCATACTTGGAGAATTGGATTACAAACATCACCCCAATAATAGCAGGAGAATCAACTTTTAGTGTTACATTTGACTGGGATCGCAACGAGTTTGGAGTTCCAGGAGCATTCATCATCAAGAATTTTCATCTTAACGAATTCTTTCTCAAGTCACTCACACTCGAAGATGTTCCTAATCACGGAAAAATCCATTTTGTATGCAATTCTTGGGTTTATCCTGCTTTTAGATACAAGTCTGACCGCATTTTCTTTGCCAATCAGGTACATTTTGATTCATTCATTAAGAATGTATATGTTTCTAAACATGTATTTGCATTGTCGTAATTATGGTATGTTCTTCAGGCTTATCTCCCAAGTGAAACACCACAACCATTGCGAAAATACAGAGAAAATGAACTAGAGACCTTAAGAGGAGATGGGACCGGCAAGCTAGAGGAATGGGACAGGGTTTATGATTATGCTTACTATAATGATTTAGGTGATCCAGATAAAGGCGAAGAGTATGCTAGGCCTGTTCTTGGAGGGTCCTCGGAATACCCATATCCTCGTAGAGGCAGGACAGGACGCGAACCAACAAAAACAGGTTAAGACATTCACTGAACTTTTTCAATATCTGCatttttcatgtatttgattttcttgaaaagCAAATTGTCGTGACAATTGCTTGCAGATCCTAATTGTGAGAGCAGGATTCCATTGTTTATGGGCTCAGACATATATGTGCCAAGGGACGAGCGATTTGGTCATCTGAAGATGTCAGACTTCTTGACTGTTTACTTAAAATCTATTGCCCAGTCATTTCTCCCTGCATTTAAGGCTTTATTCGATAACACACCTAATGAGTTTGATAGCTTTGAGGATGTACTTAAACTCTATGAAGGAGGAGTCAAGTTGCCTGAAGGCCCTTTGTTGAAAGCCATTACTGATACTATTCCTTTGGAGATTCTAAAAGATGTCTTTCATTCTGATGGTGAAGGCCTATTCAAGTTCCCAACTCCCCAAGTTATTCAAGGTATTTATCAAAAGTACTATTTTTCATGCCCTCGTCTTTGGTGATCTTAATATTATTGGTGTGTTTAGAGGATAAAACTGCATGGAGGATGGATGAAGAATTTGGGAGAGAAATATTGGCAGGAATCAACCCCGTCTTAATCACTAGACTCCAAGTAAGCTTTCGCTCATCTGAATTGCTACTCTTTGAGGATATCAAGATCTTACTTAAGTTTACTTCTAATTTTGTGatttatctcttataaattttgaagatGCTGGCTTAACTATTATCTGTAGGAATTTCCTCCGAAAAGCAATCTGGATCCTAACATATATAGCAACCAAAACAGTACAATTACCAGAGAGCAGATAGAGGATAAGTTGGATGGACTAACAGTTGATGAGGTAATAACTAATTTAATGTTAGTAGCTAAATTGCTCATTCAACTTTATGAGAAGATTGTAGTGAGAAATGTTAGTTGACAAAGAGTTGGCGATATTTAACAGGCAATCAAGGCTAACATGCTATTCATATTGAACCTCCATGACATCATTATGCCATACTTGAGGAAAATTAACACAACGACAAACACAGAAACTTATGCCTCAAGAACTTTGCTTTTGTTGCAAGATAATGGAACTTTGAAGCCAATAGCAATTGAACTAAGTTTGCCACATCCAGATGGAGATCAATTTGGTACTGTTAGCAAAGTGTATACACCATCTGATCAAGGTGTTGAAGGTTCTATCTGGCAGTTGGCCAAAGCCTATGCAGTAGTGAATGACTCGGGCATTCATGAGCTCATCAGTCACTGGTAAAACCTGTCAAAAACCTTTATATGAAGCACAACTTACCCATAACCAAATTCAGTATATGATTTGTGTAAAAGTAATTGGAAACATTTGTTATTACCTTCTCAGGTTGAATACACATGCAGTGATTGAGCCATTTGTGATTGCAACAAATAGGCAACTAAGTGTGCTCCACCCTATTCATAAGCTTCTCCATCCTCATTTTCGTGACACGATGAATATAAATGCTTTAGGAAGACATATGTTGATCAATAGTGCTGGAACTATTGAGTTGACTTTTTTTACTGGCAAATATTCCATGGAAATGTCAGCAATAGTTTACAAAGACTGGATTTTCCCTGAACAAGGACTTCCTGCTGATCTCATCAAAAGGTTAGTGAAAAGACACAAAGCACTTGGAAAATTTATTCTCAATCATCTGTATACTAATTCCCTAAAACTTTCTCGATAACcataattttactcattttcAGGGGAGTGGCTGTTGAGGATTCGAGCTCCCCACATGGCATTCGCTTGCTAATTCAGGACTATCCATATGCTGTTGATGGGTTAAAAATATGGTCAGCAATCAAAAGTTGGGTAACAGAATATTGCAACTTCTATTACAAATCAGATGACACTGTAAAGAAAGACAGTGAACTCCAGGCTTGGTGGAAGGAACTCCGCGAAGAAGGACATGGTGACAAGAAAGATGAGCCTTGGTGGCCTAAAATGCAAACTCGACAAGAGCTCATAGAATCTTGCACCATCACAATATGGATAGCTTCAGCACTTCATGCAGCAGTAAATTTTGGGCAATACCCTTATGCTGGTTACCTCGTTAATCGGCCTAGTTTAAGCCGAATGTTGATGCCAGAACCAGGAAGTCCTGAATATGAAGAACTGAAGACAAATCCAGATAAGGTATTCCTCAAAACAACCGTTCCTCCACTGCAGACACTGCTTGAAATTTCCGTCTTAAAGATCTTGTCAAGACATGGTTCAGATACACTTTACCTCGGACAGAGGGACTCACCAGAATGGACAAAGGATCAAGAACCACTTTTAGCTTTTgagaggtttggaaagaagctGAGTGATATTGGGAATCAGATTTTACAGATGAATGGTGATCATGAGAAATGGAAGAACAGGTTAGGGCCTGTTAAAGTTCCATATATTTCGCTCTTCCCCACAAGTGGAGAGGGTCTCACTGGCAAAGGAATTCCTAACAGTGTGTCTATATAgaacttattattattgtttgttcatgttgtttCTTAGTATTCTGTTATTAACACCAAATAAAATCTCTATCAAAGAAAGTTCCAATTACAATAAAGGGTGTAATAATGTTGTAATTAAGTTCTTTCTCTTCTGTAACAGCTTGTTTGGATggttattatcattttttttgtattgattttttgaaattggtAATTTGTTTCAAGCGAGTGTTGTTACAATAGATTGGGTATATCTTAAGGAGTTCGAATCTCAGTTTTGGAATGGTTTGGTCCTTTGGATTTAAATTTGAGTCTAGTTTTCAAGTAGAGGATAAAATGTGTATCTCCTACCtgtatatttgtatataccTCCTTCAATGTAATCATATATATCCAATAGATTGGTAAGTTCAGGTTCAACAGATTGCAACTTTTGCAACCTCCTAGTCTAGTGAGTATATAAATTTCCTTGTTAAATAAGcaaagagaagatgaaaaataaaaccaaCTACAGCTTTATTTGGAACAAAGAGTTTATTTGGTTGGGAATAACAAGAAACAAGTGCAACAAACATTGTATTTAAATCAATAATActatacaatataatacaatacaacacaacacacaagacaatacaatacaatactcTTTATTTGGAACAAAGAGTTTATTTGGTTGGGAATAACAAGTAACACAAGCACAACAAACTGATTGAATAATAAGTTCTATATAGACACACTGTTGGGAATTCCTTTGCCTGTGAGTCCCTCTTCACTTGTGGGAAAGAGCAACGTATATGGAACGTTAACAGGCCCTGACCTGTTCTTCCAACTCTTATGACTATTCATTATCATAATTCGATTCTCGATATCACTTAGCATCTTTCCAAACCTCTCAAAAGCTACAAGTGGTTCTTTATCCTTTGTCCATTCAATTGAGTCCCTTTGTCCCAAGTAAACCTCATCTGAAGCATGCCTTGACGAGACCTCAAAGATGGAAATTTCAAGCAGTGATTGCAACTGAGGAACAAATGTTTTTAGGAATACCTTGTCTGGATTTGTCTTGAGCTCTTCATACTCAACACTTCCTGGCTCTGGCATCAAATTACAGCTTAAAGTAGGGCGATTAGGGAGATAACCAGCGTAAGAGTATAAGCCAAAATGGAGTGCTGCATGAAGTGCTGAAGCTATCCATATAATGATGGTGCAACAATCTCTGAGCTCTTGTCGAGTTTGCAGTTTAGGCCACCAAGCCTCATCTTTCTTGTCGCCATGTCCTTCTTCGCGGAGCTCCTTCCACCAAGCTTGGAGTTCAGTGTCTTTCTCTACTGTCTCGTCAGATTTGTAATAGAACTTGCAATATTCTGTTACCCAACTTTTGATTGCTGCCCAAATTTCCAAGCCATCAACAGCATATGGATAGTCCAGAATCAGTAAACGAATGCCATGTGGGGAGCTCAAGTCCTCAACAGCCACTCCTCTGTAATTGAACGACATTATGGTCAGGTTAGcaagacgaaaaaacatatatttatgttctgatatattatttaatatttagtacAGAGTATGAGATATTTGTGGCTCTTCATTTACCTTTTGAGGAGATCAGCAGGAAGTGCTTGTTCAGGGAAAACCCAATCTTTGTAAGCTGCTGCTGACATTTCCATGGAATATTTGGCAGGAAAAAGAGACGTCTCAAAACCACCATCATAGGTCAAGGTCTCTCTTGCTAAAGCATTTATGTTCATCGTGTTACGGAAATGAGGATGAAGAAGTTTATGAATGGGATGAAGCACACTTAGATGCCTATTTGTTGCAATCACAAATGGTTCGATCACCGCGTGTGTATTCAACCTGGAAAGGTAACAACAAACGTCTCGAATTACTAAATAATACATTGAATTTGGTTATGGGTAAGTTGTGTTTCATATAAAGCTTTCTGACAATTTTTACCAGTGGCTAATGAGCTGATGAATGCCCATGTCATTCACTGCTACATAGGCTTTGGCAAACTGCCAGATAGAACCTTCAACACCTTGGTCAGCTGGTGTATATACTTTACTAACAGTACCAAATTGATCTCCGTCTGGATGTGGCAAGCTTAGTTCAATTGCTAGTGGCTTCAAAGTTCTATCATCTTGTAGGAAGAGCAGAGTTCTTGAGGCATAGGCTTTTGTGTTTGCTGACATGTTAATTTTCCTCAATAGTGGCATCACGATGTCATGGTGGTTCAATATGAATAACCTGTTACTCTTGATTGCCTGTTAAAGAGTATCTGTTTTTGTCACAAAACCTGATCAAAGAATCTAACTAGTATCGAAACAGAAGTAATATACCTCATTCACTGTTAATCCATTCAACTTATCCTGTACATGTTCTGTGGTAATTGTACTGTTTTGGTTTCCATATATGGTTGGATCCAACTTGCTCTTCGGAGGAAATTCCTGCAGACATCAGATAGACCAATATCTTCAAAATGTGCATGGAAATATCATGAAAATAGAAGTGATCTTGATATcttcaaagaaaagatgaattaAAGCTTACTTGGAGTCTACTGATTAAGACAGGATTGGATCCTGCCAACATTTCTCTCCCAAATTCTTCATCCGTCCTCCATGCAGTTTTATCGCCTAAACACCAACAAATTTATATTACAAAAGGTGAAGGCGTGAGAAATAATACTTAAAGAAATTGTTTTTGATCAtgtagaaatataaataaataccttGAATAACCTGAGGAGTTGGGTACTTAAGTAGgccttgaccatccgtttgaaGGATGTCTTTTAGTATCTCTGAGGAAATGTTATCAGTAATGGCTTTCAACCAAGGGCCTTCAGGCAACTTGATTCCTCCTTCATAGAGATTAAGTACATCCGCAAAGCTATTGAACTCATTAGGCGTGTTATCGCACAAAGCCTTAAACGCAGGGAGAAGCGTTTGCAAAGAGGATTTTAAGGACGACGTCAAAAAGTCTGACTTCTTCACATGACCAAATCGCTCGTCCCTTGGGACATATATGTCTAAGCTCATAGGCAATGGGTTCCTGCTCTCGCAATTAGGATCTGCAGAGAACAAAAAGAGTtccaaaaaatcaaacatgAAAATGCTGATagtattattatacttgttgaGTTACAAAACTAAAAAGTTTTCTGCATTGTCTTAACCTGCTTTGGTTGGTTCGCGGCCTGTCCTGCCTCTACGAGGATACGGGTACTCAGAGGACCCTCCAAGGATAGGCCTAGCATACTCTTCCCCCTTATCTGGTTCACCCAAGTCATTGTAGCAAGCATAATCATAAACCCTGTCCCATTCTTCAAGCTTTCCAGTTCCATCTCCTCGCAAAGCTACCAGTTCATTTTCTCTGTATTTTCGCAATGGTTGTGGTGTTTCACTTGGGAGATAAGCCTGAAGAACATACCATAATTACGACAATGCAAATACATGTTTAGACACATATACATTGAATTATAATGTACCTGATTGGCAAAGAAAATGCGGTCAGACTTGTATCTAAAAGCAGGATAAACCCAAGAATTGCATACAAAATGGATTTTTCCATAATTAGGAACATCTTCGAGTGTGAGTGACTTGAGAAAGAACTCATTAAGATGAAGATTCTTGATGATGAATGCTCCTGGAACTCCAAACTCGTCACGATCCCAGTCAAATGTAACACTAAAAGTTGATTCCCCTGCTGTTATTGGGGTGATGTCTGTAAGCCAACTCTCTAAGTATGCTGGATTGCTCAGTTTCCCTTCCAAACCATCTGCTGCAAATGAAACAAAGTAACCAATAATATCTCATCATCTTAATTTGATTTCCATCTAAGCAAGGGTAAAAATAACTTGCTTTTTTTAACCGCAACAAAACAAAGTTAAGGATAATTTTGACCATTTTTCCGATTTCAATAAGTACAAAAGGCAAACTTAATTATCTTTGTTAAAAGAACAATTTTACCCACCATAATTAACAGAACCACTTATCAATTGGATAGAGACTTTTTGGCCAAGTAAATCAGAAATGCCATCAACAACTGAAGCACCTATATTAATGAAGTCtagaacattttttttcatcaaaatcacTCTTCCTTTCACTTTTGGCCTATCATCTTTTCCAAGGATGGCATCCACAATTCCACCCAAAGACATGATTAACTATTTAaacagaaatattttttttttaattaagaaaagaaaagatagatTTTAGTCGTGAGGTTTCGAGTTTAAACATCTCATATTTATACcaaaaattattagttaaaAGAATTATTCtgacaaatttataatttttaagctTTCACTAAGTTTGGTATGCATAGTGTATAAATTTGTCTGATTAGTTAATATAATGATGGTGATGTCAAATAAAACACACAAAAAGAACCCAAAGCATCCAAAAATATGGAAGTTTAGCACTTGAAATTTTAaccaaatttataaattttcaacTTCATTAAGGAACTCTtggaataaaatgaaattaaaggtACGTGTCAACTATTTATTTGATAATGAAATGCTACTTTCCATAGTGTTCAATTCAATTTAAAACTCTTTTACattaaaattagagaaaatacaaaaaaaaaaaaaaatctctaaaCTTGATCGCATAACTTACTTTAGTTTGGATAGCCACCAGATAATTGGATTAAGTGTAATTACTAGGGTAGTAATATCAACCCAATAATTACACAACCTAGTAATTGAGTTGACCTGTATGCCACGATGTAATTGCAGTGTATTGCAAGTATACTGTTTGGTTGCACAAGTGTAGTCATAaggttatattgaattttaaaaataaaaatcaattatttaaaattaaaaatttatataagacAAACAAGGGcctgtataaataatataaattgaatatttaagATACATATtgtcttttgaaaatatattaattaataaacatatgtttttaattattattataaaaaaattaatttatgattctCAATTCAGTATGTTTTTAACTAacttaatcataaaaattaaaaatacaaaatttctaTGAATTCATGAAATGCATGTTTGACAAAAAGATTCACATTTGACAATAGAATTATCTATCAAGTCTAAGTTAAAAGAATAGCTTGTAATGTAAAATATCAAGTCAATACTCCTcaacaaatgaaattaaaaatataacataagttctacattcaaaacaaaaaatttaacatagtACTCTTATGTCATATTTCAACAtaacatacataaatatatttaaaagataatgaAAACATTAGTCcataaatttattcaaaaaatgaattcattttaatttaaaaattaaaatactaacaaaatcataataatgattCTTTTAGATAACACTAAAAATTACATGCAAtcaaatgaagtaaaaatttgagaataagaaaaaagtgaaatatgaataatatatatagaaaaaatagaaaatattataataataaaaataaattaaaagaatttaaaataataagaattacattaaaacgaaaaaaagtaaaaatacaaataaaaggaagaatAGGAAAATTAATCACCGTGTAATTATGCCAGCAATTCACATATCTCGTGTGAATTGGAGAGTGTAATTACTCTCAGCCAATTACACCCAATTATCTGCTGACCAGCTAATTACATGATCAATTAACCAtgccaaaaaaatataattaaactcAACtacatcaaatcaaattatcagTGTAATTTTTCAAACAGGCCCTAAGTGAATCATACTTGTAAAATTAAGAGTTTTTTAATTGGGGAATCAAGCTCTTCTGGCATATATAAATTTATGCAAATGCCAATCATTCTcgcaaatatgataaaaattaaattaagattaaGATGTCTGTAAACTGGTTTAAATATTATcgttacaaaaaataataaacaagagTTCAACAAAGAATTTAAAAGAATTACATTATCTAATTACATATATTCGCATCATAATGTAAATGTCAGagaattttaaagtaaattggATAATATAAAGagacaaaattataattaagagtctaaaaaaatgaagaaaattatacTTACATATATTCACATCATAATGTAAATGTCagagaattttaaaataaattgaataatataaagagacaaaattataattaagagtctaaaaaaatgaagaaaattatacCATCTCTATACAAATTCACCTCATAGTTTAAATGTCAGAGAATATGAGCTAAAATCTCTTAATCCAGTAaacaatatacatattttattagaaaaactTCATTGATATACAATTACTTGACTTATATTGAAAAGTATAGCTTAAAATTgacataacaatttttttttgccaaaaCACAATCATGTATCCAATACTATACATCTAgttaatacaataatatacaattttttttcatattttatttcatacaaaaatgttcaaaattaatttaatgataaTGTTAGAATTAGTATGTGCGCGATTTGCGcgtgtaatttaattttatcatgttCACGAGAATAATAAGCTTTTGcatagataatattttaaaattagaatagGTACTAACTATATAGCATTATTCtccaactaattttttttattttaatttgtataatttatattttcatgcTAAAAGGGGGTGTTTTTCCTATTTAAAATGTTGATTTTACTTGTACCGTAAGTACTTAGTAGTGGAGGCATATTCACCCATTGAATTTAGCTTTTACTTTTAAAGTGagagtttttaaaattaaaaatgttatttatatttattttggttatatataaaattaaatatgttgttGGGTTATGTacctttttcccttcctatgtggataaataaaagtccaatttggaccaacccattttttcc is part of the Solanum lycopersicum chromosome 1, SLM_r2.1 genome and harbors:
- the LOXB gene encoding linoleate 9S-lipoxygenase B, whose amino-acid sequence is MSLGGIVDAILGKDDRPKVKGRVILMKKNVLDFINIGASVVDGISDLLGQKVSIQLISGSVNYDGLEGKLSNPAYLESWLTDITPITAGESTFSVTFDWDRDEFGVPGAFIIKNLHLNEFFLKSLTLEDVPNYGKIHFVCNSWVYPAFRYKSDRIFFANQAYLPSETPQPLRKYRENELVALRGDGTGKLEEWDRVYDYACYNDLGEPDKGEEYARPILGGSSEYPYPRRGRTGREPTKADPNCESRNPLPMSLDIYVPRDERFGHVKKSDFLTSSLKSSLQTLLPAFKALCDNTPNEFNSFADVLNLYEGGIKLPEGPWLKAITDNISSEILKDILQTDGQGLLKYPTPQVIQGDKTAWRTDEEFGREMLAGSNPVLISRLQEFPPKSKLDPTIYGNQNSTITTEHVQDKLNGLTVNEAIKSNRLFILNHHDIVMPLLRKINMSANTKAYASRTLLFLQDDRTLKPLAIELSLPHPDGDQFGTVSKVYTPADQGVEGSIWQFAKAYVAVNDMGIHQLISHWLNTHAVIEPFVIATNRHLSVLHPIHKLLHPHFRNTMNINALARETLTYDGGFETSLFPAKYSMEMSAAAYKDWVFPEQALPADLLKRGVAVEDLSSPHGIRLLILDYPYAVDGLEIWAAIKSWVTEYCKFYYKSDETVEKDTELQAWWKELREEGHGDKKDEAWWPKLQTRQELRDCCTIIIWIASALHAALHFGLYSYAGYLPNRPTLSCNLMPEPGSVEYEELKTNPDKVFLKTFVPQLQSLLEISIFEVSSRHASDEVYLGQRDSIEWTKDKEPLVAFERFGKMLSDIENRIMIMNSHKSWKNRSGPVNVPYTLLFPTSEEGLTGKGIPNSVSI